In a single window of the Streptomyces sp. NBC_01471 genome:
- a CDS encoding enoyl-CoA hydratase-related protein, with amino-acid sequence MTQDQHHPADAEEPEVLFEKREHVAYITLNRPHKGNSLTGAMMPQMKAVWSEVRDDPWIRAAIVTGAGDRHLCTGADVNAVADRGGMSTGTGPLTDEVFWSPRQNRVWKPVICAVNGLAAGAGLHFVVDADIVVASERASFMDTHVNVGLVGAMENIGLAKRLPLGSALRMTLMGKSYRMPAERAYQLGLVDELVAPGQLMDTAEEMARCIAKNSPAAVSLSQQAIWGSLEMGYSQACEYGWSLLRMHWAHPDAKEGPRAFSEGREPKWTTAAGKDD; translated from the coding sequence ATGACACAGGACCAGCATCATCCGGCGGACGCCGAAGAGCCGGAGGTGCTCTTCGAGAAGCGTGAACACGTCGCGTACATCACGCTCAATCGACCGCACAAGGGAAATTCCCTGACCGGAGCGATGATGCCGCAGATGAAAGCCGTATGGAGCGAGGTCCGGGACGATCCGTGGATCCGCGCGGCCATCGTCACCGGCGCCGGCGACCGGCACCTGTGTACGGGCGCGGACGTGAACGCCGTGGCCGACCGGGGCGGCATGAGCACCGGCACCGGCCCCCTGACGGACGAGGTCTTCTGGTCGCCGCGGCAGAACCGGGTGTGGAAGCCGGTCATCTGCGCGGTCAACGGCCTGGCGGCCGGAGCCGGGCTGCACTTCGTGGTCGACGCCGACATCGTGGTCGCGTCGGAGCGGGCGAGTTTCATGGACACCCACGTCAATGTCGGCCTGGTGGGGGCGATGGAGAACATCGGTCTCGCCAAGCGCCTGCCGCTGGGCTCCGCCCTGCGGATGACGTTGATGGGCAAGAGCTACCGGATGCCCGCTGAGCGCGCGTACCAGCTGGGGCTGGTGGACGAACTGGTCGCACCCGGACAACTCATGGACACGGCGGAAGAGATGGCCCGGTGCATAGCCAAGAACTCACCGGCCGCGGTGTCGCTCTCGCAGCAGGCGATCTGGGGGTCTCTGGAGATGGGGTACTCCCAGGCGTGCGAGTACGGATGGTCCCTCCTGCGGATGCACTGGGCGCACCCCGACGCGAAGGAAGGGCCCCGGGCGTTCAGCGAGGGTCGCGAACCGAAGTGGACCACCGCGGCCGGCAAGGACGACTGA